Part of the Syntrophorhabdaceae bacterium genome is shown below.
TCCTCTGGGCGCTTAAAGGCAAGGAGGTTACTCCCGAGCAGCTTGGCAAGCTCACCGAAAGCGGACCGCGGGAGGTCTTCATCTCCCTTGCGGAAGAGTTCAAGTACGAGCAATACCTCGAGGGGCACCTTGGGAAGATTCTCGAAAACCATGCATTATCGGACGATCAGAAGGGGGAGATCTTCAGCAGGGTCTCGACCAATGTCCTCAAAGAAGCCTTTGAAAATGCCTTCGGCCTCGGAATCATGAGTGAAGACGCCTTTGAGAGGACCCAGGTCATGGTGAGAAATGCCCTCTGTTACGTGGCGGAATCAGGGTCCCTCCAGGCCCTGGCCAAGATGATCGGACACGACTACCAGACCTACACCCATGCAACAAAGGTGTTGTGGCTCACAGTGGCGTTTTTGAGGGAGAACGTCCATATCCTCGAGACTATCGAGCCCAGTTACAAATCCGCGGATGAGGACCGGAAGATGGAAATCCTGAAGCAATGCGGTGTGGCGGCGCTCCTCCACGACATCGGCAAGGCGTCCATCGCGCCGGAGATTCTCAATAAGGTAGATCCCTTAAGCTCGGGCGAGTGGGAGGACATCAAGCGTCACCCGGTGAACGGGGTATCCATGCTCCTCGATACCGATGTTCCTTCTTTCGTGAAGAGGGCGGTCCTCCACCACCATGAGGATTTCCATGGCGGAGGATACCCCATGGGGCTCGAAGGAAGCAATATCAGCATTCTCGCGCGGGTACTGCGGATTATCGACGTCTTCGATGCCATGACATCCCGCCGCCCCTATAAGGCGCCGATTTCTCCCGGAAAAGCCGTGAAGATTATGGTAGGCACCCCTCCCGACACAAAGAAGGAAGAGTCCGGGCCCGACAGGAAAAACCAGGACCTGGGTATGAGACGGTGCTTCGACGAGGGACTGCTCCGCAAGTTTATACTCTTTCTCGGAAACGCCCGCCTCACCGACTGATTTCTTGGGTTTTCCTCTTGTAATTCCCAGGGCATATCATTAAAATGAGGAGAGATTAGTTTCCCTTTCCATGTGGGGTGGTCTCCGAAGACGCCGTAGAGCGGCAACGGCGAGTGTGTTCTCTACAGTCCTGTGTCTGCCCTCTAAAAAACAAAGGATATGATTTCAGTGAATAAGGCATTAACCTTTCTCCCCCGCTGTTCGAGGTGCCCTTCATGCGTCTGTTGATCGTCACCGCCACGATAATGACCTCTTTTCTGGCGGTCACCATGATCTTCTACAGGATGAGGTACAGGAGATACCCGGGCTTCGGGCAGTGGACCGCGGGTACCATAATAATAGCCGTCGCTCACCTCGCCCTTGCCCTGCGCGGCCTGATTCCGTTGAGCTGGTCCATCCTGGGAAGCAATATGAGTTTCGTCCTGGGCTTCGTCCTCTATCTCGACGGGATGCGCAGGTTTCTGAACCTTTCCCGCCTGCCCCTTATCTGGTATGCCCTGCCGGCGGCAGAGGGCGCATTCTGCGCCTACTTTTATTTTATTCAGGATTCGACTGCTTTGCGTATTGTCGCTTTCTCAGCGGCCTTCGCGATCCCCCACATCACCACAATCGTGCTGGTCCTGCGCCACATGAATAAGGAGAAGCTTCTCTTTTATCCCATCATCGCGATCGAAATGGGCCTGGCGAACATCGCCATACTCGGCCGCGCCGCATGGGTAACGACCGTTCCCGGTTTCATCTTTTACATGGAATCCCCTGTACAGGACGCCTTTTTTATCGTGATCCTGGTAATGCTCATCGCGGTTACCCTTTCATTTATCATGCTCAATAACGAGCGCCTGGAAAAGGAGCTCTTTACCGCAGATAAGGACCTCAAGATAAAGGTGGGGGAACTGGAAAAGGCGATGTCGGAGGTCAAGGCCTTAGGCGGTCTCCTCCCCATCTGCGCAAGCTGCAAGAAGATATGCGACGACAAGGGGAAATGGCACCAGATCGAAGCCTATATCAGCGAGCGTTCCGAAGCCGATTTCAGCCATGGCATCTGCCCTGAATGTGCCCGAAAGCTCTATCCCGACTATTGGGACCGCAAAGGCAAGGCATAGTACTTGTGATTTTCCCGTTTTAAATTTCGGACAATCTATCTGTTGCCCTCCCCTTAAGAGATTTACCTGATCTGACGATATACCTAGCACAGACCCGCTACGCTTGAGAGGCGGGCATGATAGAAAGACAGGAGAAATACCTCATGCGCGCAATGTTCGAAAACCTTCGCATCAAGACCCAGCTCTTCCTTCTGGGAGGCATAATGATCGCGGGACTGGTCCTCTTCGGGGCCACCGCCTTCTACACCATTCAGGAAATAAAGGTAAACGGCCCGGTGTACACCCATATTGTCGAAGGAAAGGACCTCATCGCCGACATCCTTCCGCCCCCCGGGTATATTATCGAGTCATACCTTACCATAACACAGTTGGCGGAAGAGCAGGAGCAGGCGAAGCAGAAGAGTTTGATGGAGAAACTGAAAACTCTAAAAGGGGAGTACGAGGAGAGGAACCAGTTTTGGAAGAAGGTCCTTGCCGAAGGGCCCATGAAAGAGATACTGGTGAAGAAAAGTTTCGAGCCTGCGAAGGAGTTCTATGAAAAGGCGGAAAGAGAGTTTTTTCCTGCAGTCCTGTCCGGAGATGCCGGAAAGGTCAAGGCAGTGAAGGCCGATCTGTCAAAGGTTTACGAAACCCACCGCCTCGCGATCGACGAACTGGTAAAAAAGGCGAACGAGCGGACCAAATCTGACGAGGCCGTTGCCTCCACGACAATTGCAAAGATGATC
Proteins encoded:
- a CDS encoding HD domain-containing phosphohydrolase, which codes for MNKEKFMPIPPGAIIPGSMPQFEIYVLSTQGNFVLWALKGKEVTPEQLGKLTESGPREVFISLAEEFKYEQYLEGHLGKILENHALSDDQKGEIFSRVSTNVLKEAFENAFGLGIMSEDAFERTQVMVRNALCYVAESGSLQALAKMIGHDYQTYTHATKVLWLTVAFLRENVHILETIEPSYKSADEDRKMEILKQCGVAALLHDIGKASIAPEILNKVDPLSSGEWEDIKRHPVNGVSMLLDTDVPSFVKRAVLHHHEDFHGGGYPMGLEGSNISILARVLRIIDVFDAMTSRRPYKAPISPGKAVKIMVGTPPDTKKEESGPDRKNQDLGMRRCFDEGLLRKFILFLGNARLTD